In Felis catus isolate Fca126 chromosome A2, F.catus_Fca126_mat1.0, whole genome shotgun sequence, the following proteins share a genomic window:
- the EVX1 gene encoding homeobox even-skipped homolog protein 1: protein MESRKDMVMFLDAGQLGTLVGKRVSNLSEAVGSPLPEPPEKMVPRGCLSPRAGPPAARERGGAGLEEEPVDGLAGSAPGPGAESRAAGAAVLGPGPPAPSADSLSGQGQPSSSDTESDFYEEIEVSCTPDCATANAEYQHSKGPSSEAPASSPNSGSEAPKSNSSGSSQGTLACSASDQMRRYRTAFTREQIARLEKEFYRENYVSRPRRCELAAALNLPETTIKVWFQNRRMKDKRQRLAMTWPHPADPAFYTYMMSHAAAAGGLPYPFPSHLPLPYYSPVGLGAAPAASAAASPFSGPLRPLDTFRVLSQPYPRPELLCAFRHPPLYPGPAHGLGAAAGGPCSCLACHSGPANGLAPRAAAASDFTCASTSRSDSFLTFAPSVLSKASSVALDQREEVPLTR, encoded by the exons ATGGAGAGCCGAAAGGACATGGTTATGTTTCTGGATGCGGGTCAGCTTGGTACTCTGGTTGGCAAGAGAGTCTCCAATTTGTCCGAAGCCGTGGGCAGCCCGCTGCCCGAGCCGCCCGAGAAGATGGTGCCCCGTGGTTGCCTGAGCCCGCGGGCCGGTCCTCCGGCCGCCCGGGAGCGCGGCGGGGCAGGCCTGGAGGAGGAGCCGGTCGACGGACTAGCAGGCAGCGCTCCCGGGCCGGGCGCCGAGTCGCGGGCAGCCGGGGCTGCGGTGCTTGGCCCCGGACCTCCGGCCCCCTCCGCCGACAGCCTCTCGGGCCAGGGGCAACCTAGCAGCTCGGACACCGAGTCGGATTTCTATGAAGAAATCGAGGTGAGCTGCACCCCGGACTGCGCCACGGCGAACGCCGAGTACCAGCACAGCAAAG GGCCCAGCTCAGAGGCACCGGCCAGCAGTCCCAACAGCGGCAGCGAGGCCCCCAAGAGCAACAGCAGCGGCAGCTCGCAGGGCACCCTGGCCTGCAGCGCCAGTGACCAGATGCGCCGATACCGTACCGCCTTCACCCGGGAGCAGATTGCCCGGCTGGAGAAGGAATTCTACAGGGAGAACTATGTATCCAGGCCGCGGAGATGCGAGCTGGCCGCCGCCCTAAACCTGCCGGAAACCACCATCAAG gtgtgGTTCCAGAACCGGCGCATGAAGGACAAGCGGCAGCGGCTGGCCATGACGTGGCCGCACCCGGCCGACCCCGCCTTCTACACGTACATGATGAGCCACGCGGCGGCCGCGGGCGGCCTGCCCTACCCCTTCCCGTCgcacctgcccctgccctactACTCGCCCGTGGGTCTGGGCGCCGCGCCCGCCGCGTCCGCCGCCGCCTCGCCCTTCAGCGGTCCGCTGCGCCCGCTCGACACCTTCCGCGTGCTGTCGCAGCCCTACCCGCGGCCCGAACTGCTGTGCGCCTTCCGCCACCCGCCGCTCTACCCCGGCCCGGCGCACGGACTGGGCGCGGCGGCCGGCGGGCCCTGCTCCTGCCTTGCCTGCCACAGCGGCCCCGCCAACGGGCTGgcgccccgcgccgccgccgcttcGGACTTCACCTGTGCCTCCACCTCCCGCTCGGACTCCTTCCTCACCTTCGCGCCCTCCGTGCTCAGCAAGGCCTCCTCCGTCGCGCTGGACCAGAGAGAAGAGGTGCCCCTCACCAGATAA